DNA sequence from the Maribacter dokdonensis DSW-8 genome:
GATTGTCCAATCCTGGAATTGTTTTATAATACAGCATTGGTCTAAATACTGAACTATCGTCACTACTTAACACACTTACAGGAAAATCGTAACTTACCAATGCCTGAAACATCCTATCATCAGGACTAGTGTTACGTTCGTTAGTGGTAAAATTATAATCGAACAAATTTTCAGAAGTTAACCCAATATTAAATCTATCGATACTTAAATTTATACCAGGAGCCATTTGTAGTATAAAATCATTTTCAGCGGAGGTTTGTATAGGATTAGGAACAAAAAAACGATCGTCAGCTAATTTTTGTTGAAAGGCAAAAACATTTAACCCAACCCCTAAGAAGATATCTTCACCAAGTGCAATATTATACGCATAATTTAAGTTTGCCCCTGTATTTAAAAAAATACCCGTATTGTGTTGAAAAAAGCCAATACCAGCAGCCGAAACATCATTTAATCTAGCTGAATAATTTAAGAAGAGAGAAGTTGGATCACCGTCATAAGTTTGCCACTGCCATCTAGACCAAAATGCAATAGAAGATGGATTATTACGGTCTAAACTATATGCAGGGTTTACTATACTCCCGTTGTATTCAGTTAAGTTTTGTTGCCTAAAATCGGTAGGAAGTACTACTTCCTGAGCCTTAAGACCAAGAACTACAAAACCAATAAGAAGTGTCCCACAAAATTTTTTCATATGCAAAAAAACAAAAATTAGACTATTTATAGTACTATTTTGAAGTAATTTTAGTTATTAAATTAATACACCAAACATATTTTCATGAAAGCATTCAAATATATCCTTTTTATTTTGCTGGCTATCAATCTTTCTTGCAAAGATGAACCCACCATTGATAAATCTCAAGAAGAAACTTCCATTTCTACTTTTTACTTGATAAGGCATGCGGAAAAAGATAGAAGCAATCCTGATGATGCAGACCCAGAATTAACACAGCAAGGTTTGGGAAGAGCCATGCACTGGGCAGAAATATTGGCAGACGTAGAATTAGATGCCATATATTCCACTGATTATAATAGAACGTCTATGACCGCTGCTCCAACTTCGGTAAAACAGAATATAGATGTTCAATATTACGACCCAACCTTAATTGATATTGCCCAATTTAAAAGCGAAAATTTAAATAAGAACGTTTTAATTGTAGGACATAGTAATACAACACCTGAATTTGTAAACAAGTTAATTGACGAACAAAAATTCTATACCATTGACGACAGTGAAAACGGTACTTTATTTATAGTTAAAATCACTAATGGCACACCATCTGTGGATAAACTCATATTTAACTGTAACTGTCCAAAATAATACTATTTTATCCGATTAATACGTTTAATTAGTTACAAAAGATCAAATCATTAAATGAATAGTTCTTACTTTTGTAGTTAATGCAGAATACAATAAACATTAAGAACAAAAGAGCTCGTTTTGAATATGAGCTACAGGACAAGTTCACGGCAGGTATCGTTTTGGCCGGTACCGAGATCAAAGCCATTAGAGAAGGTCGTGCATCAATTTCTGAAAGTTTTTGTGAATTTAACGACAATGAAGAACTATTTGTAATCAATATGCAAATAGACGAGTATTCACATGCATCGCATTTTAATCATAAACCTAAAGCGGAACGTAAATTACTTCTTCAGAAAAGAGAACTTAAAAAGCTTAGCAAAGAAGTAAAAACATCTGGTCTTACCATAGTTCCACTTAGAGTATTTATAAATGACCGCGGACTAGCAAAAATGCAGATAGCACTAGCAAAGGGTAAAAAACTCTACGACAAAAGAGAAACCATTAAGGATCGAGATAACAAAAGAGATCTTGACCGAATTAAAAAGAACTTTAATAATTAATTCTTATTTTCCAATAAGGGTACAAATCTAAAAGACCCGTACTCTGTCTTTGAAAATTCTTTTTCCGTAGTTCTGACGAAAAGGGTCATTATTTGTTCTTCAAAACCAATAGGGATTACTAACCTACCCCCCACTTTTAATTGTGACAACAATGCTTTGGGTACCTCTGGGGCACCTGCCGTAACAATGATACGATCAAACGGAGCTTCTTTTGGCAAGCCTTTATAACCATCACCAAAAATCACCTGCTTTGGTCTATATCCCATTTTCTTGAAAAAAATATTGGTTTTTTTAAAAAGTTCCAATTGTCGTTCAATGGTATACACCTTCACCTTAAGTTTTAATAGAACCGCTGTTTGGTAACCACTACCTGTACCGATTTCCAATATTTTTTGACCAGGCTCTACTTGTAATAACTCTGTTTGGAAAGCTACGGTATAAGGGTGTGAAATAGTTTGGTTTGCAGCAATGGGAAATGCCTTGTTTTGATAGGCATGACCTTCAAAACTACTATCCATAAACAAATGTCTTGGTATTTGCCTTACGGCGTCCAGGACCTTTTTATCTGCTATTCCTTTGTCAATCAATACTTGCGCTAGGTGGTTGCGCATTCCCCTGTGTTTTAAGGTATCTTTCAATGGTAGTCGGTTTGTTCTTCAAAGTTAACAAAGTTCTTTTAACGATGGAAGAACCTATTAAAACTAATATCCATTTTTTGATAAAATTGAAATAACCGATAACCTAAAAGTACCTAACTATGCGTATTTTTGGGGAAAACGATACAAATGTTAAAAGTTGGTGTTTTAGGAGCGGGGCATCTAGGTAAGATTCACCTTAGACTCCTAAATGATTCTAAAAAATATGAACTTATCGGTTTCTACGATGCCGATAGTACAAATGGCGAAAAAGTTAGCAAGGAATTCGGATATACCTATTTTGCAAAGCTTGAAGATTTAATGAATGCCGTAGATGTGGTGGACATTGTTACCCCTACCCTTTCTCATTATGAATGTGCCAAACAGGCCATAGAAAAGGGCAAGCATATTTTTATAGAAAAACCCATTACACATACATTAGAAGAAGCAAACTCTCTATTGGCCTTAGAACAAGAATATAACGTTAAAGGTCAAGTTGGCCATGTTGAGCGTTTTAACCCTGCATTTACAGCTGTAAAACACGCTATAAAGGACCCAATGTTCATTGAGTCCCATAGATTGGCAGAATTTAACCCAAGAGGTACAGATGTACCAGTTGTTTTAGATTTAATGATACACGATATAGATGCTATTTTAAGTGTCGTTAATTCTGAAGTTGTGCAGGTTAATGCGAGCGGGGTATCTGTAATAAGCCAGTCCCCAGATATTGCAAACGCTAGATTGGAATTCGAAAATGGTTGTGTAGCCAATTTAACGGCAAGTAGAATTTCATTAAAAAATATGCGCAAGTCGCGTTTCTTTCAAAAGGATGCCTATATCTCAGTAGATTTTTTGGAAAAGAAAGTTGAAGTGGTCAAAATGAAAGACGCTCCAAAAGAACCTGGTGATTTTGATATGATCCTTCAAAATGCTGAAGGAATAAAGAAGCAGATATATTTTGAAAATCCGTCCATTGAAACCAACAACGCCATTTTAGACGAATTAGAATCTTTTGCCGAAGCCATTGAAAACAATTCAACACCAGTTGTTAGTTTAAAACAGGGCACACAAGCATTAAAAGTAGCTTTACAAATTATCGCAGCATTCAATCCAAAAAAAATATGAATAAAATAGCAGTTATAGGTGCTGGTACTATGGGTAACGGAATAGCTCATGTATTTGCGCAAAGCGGATTTCAAGTTCACCTAATAGATGTTTCGCAAGAAGCACTTGACAAAGGTTTAAGTACTATTGCCAACAATTTAGATCGTATGGTGGCAAAAGAAAAAATAACCAATGACGAAAAGACAAATACATTGGCCAACATTACACTGTTTACTGAATTAAAAACAGGGGTAAAAAATGTAGACCTTGCCATAGAGGCAGCCACAGAAAATGTAACTATAAAACTGAACATTTTTAAGGAGCTAGACGCTGTTTGTAACAACAATACAATTTTAGCCTCAAATACATCATCAATTTCCATTACGCAAATAGCAGCTGTAACCAATAGAGCTGACAAGGTAATAGGTATGCACTTCATGAATCCTGTTCCAATTATGAAGCTAGTTGAAATCATTCGTGGTTATAGTACTTCTAACGAGACGACTAACATTATTATGGAACTTTCTAAAAAATTAGGAAAAATACCTACCGAGGTCAATGACTATCCTGGTTTTGTAGCAAACAGAATTTTAATGCCAATGATCAATGAGGCCATAGAAACATTACATCATGGTGTTGCAGGCGTAGAAGAAATTGACACGGTTATGAAACTTGGAATGGCACACCCCATGGGACCTCTTCAATTAGCAGATTTTATTGGTTTAGATGTATGCCTTTCTATTTTGAACGTTATGTACGATGGATTCAAAAACCCAAAATATGCTCCTTCTCCATTATTGATAAATATGGTTATGGCCGGAAAGAAAGGTATAAAATCCGGTGAAGGATTTTATGATTATGCCGAAAGCAAAAAAGCCGAGGTGGTGTCAAGTCAATTTAAAAACTAAGTAGTAGTTGAAATCAAGTGTATGTCCATAAAAGAAAATCTTTTAGCTGTTAAACAAACCATACCCAATTCCGTAACATTGGTTGCCGTATCTAAAACAAAACCGATTTCTGATATTCAAGAAGCGTATGACCAAGGCCAGCGTATTTTTGGAGAGAACAGGGTGCAAGAAATGACCGAAAAATGGGAAAAAATGCCAAAGGATATTGAATGGCATATGATTGGTCACCTTCAACGAAATAAGGTAAAGTACATGGCTGAATATGTTAGCTTGGTTCATGGTGTAGATAGTCCAAGACTTTTAGCCGAAATCAACAAACAAGCTGAAAAACATAATAGAACCATACCATGTCTTTTACAAGTTCACATTGCTGAGGAAGACACCAAATTCGGATTTAACGAAGAAGAATTGCTAGACTTAGTACGTAACGAAAATTTCAAATCGCATAAAAATGTAAAAATAGTGGGATTAATGGGTATGGCTACTTTTACCGAAAATATGGATCAAGTAAGGCGTGAGTTCAAAAGCTTACAATCGCTATACTTAAAACTTAAAAGTGAATATGCAGATTTTACAACGCTTTCAATGGGCATGAGCGGTGACTACCAAATTGCAATTGAAGAAGGTAGCACTATGGTACGTATAGGAAGTAGTATCTTTGGCTCCAGAAATTAACGCTAAAAACTACCGCCGTCCAAAACAGATAATTATACATGTACGCAATTTTAGATATTGAAACCACGGGAGGAAAATTTAATGAGGAAGGAATTACTGAAATTGCTATTCACAAATTTGATGGTCAAAAAGTAGTAGACAAGTTCATAAGCCTAGTAAACCCCGAGAAAGAGATTCAGCCTTTTGTAGTAAAACTTACTGGGATTAACAGTAAAATGTTGAGAACTGCACCTAAGTTTTACGAAGTAGCCAAACGGATAATAGAAATTACGGAAGATACCGTTATTGTAGCCCATAATGCACAGTTCGACTACAGAATCTTAAGGACTGAGTTTAGGCGCCTAGGGTACAATTTTGAACGCAAAACGCTTTGTACCGTAGATCTTTCAAAATTATTACTGCCAGATGCAGAATCCTATAGTTTAGGAAAATTGGTTAGATCCTTGGGCATACCTGTTAGTGACAGGCACCGGGCAAATGGCGATGCTTTGGCTACGGTCAAACTTTTTAAGCTCTTATTGGCCAAAGATTCTGAAAAGATTATCATCAAAGACGCTATTAGAAAAGAAACCCAAGGGGAACTGTCTGAAAAGCAATTGGATATCGTAAGAGACCTACCCAATGAAACCGGAGTATTCTATATGCACAATAAGGACGGGGACATTATTCACCTAAGTAAAACCAGTGATCTAAAGAAAAAGGTGAATCAAATCTTTACCAAGTCCAACCAAAAATTTAAAAAGCTCGCCAAAGAAACCAAGAAAGTAACTTATGAACTCACTGGGAATGACTTGGTAGCAATTTTAAAAGAACATCAAGAACTGCTTAAAATAAGGCCTAAATACAGTACTATTCCTAAAAAACGAATGTACAGTCATGCAATTTGCACAACTATTGATGAATATGGGTATTATAAGTTAAAAATAGAGCCTTATAGAGAATGTAAAGAACCTCTAGGTCTTTTTAACGGTGTATTTAGTGCAAAAAACTATCGTTATAAGATTACTAAGGAGTTTGGTCTGTGCGAGAAACTAAATGGCATTAGCGAAGCTAGAAATAATTGCTCAGGTTATGATGAAGGCACGTGCCAAGGAGCATGTATCAATAAAGAAGATGTAGCCGAGTATAACAAAAGGGTAACTGCGGCAATAACCAAAAACAGTATTAAGGGCAACAAGGTTTTGGTAATAGACAAAGGCAGGGAAATAGGCGAACAAAGTGCTATTTTACTTAAAAACGGATCTTTGGTAGGTTTAGGTTTCTATGATTTGAACCATCAAATAAATAATATTCATATCTTAGAAAGTATAATTACCCCTATGAACGGTACACGAGATGCCAATTATCTAATTGAATCTTACTTAAGAAAAAAACGAGTACTTAAAATATTGGAATTAAACGATTAGTTTGAAAGAAGACCAAAAATTATCTCCATGGAAACAAAAACTTCATGAAATCATTTATGAAGCAGATACCCCTATGGGTAAATTGTTCGATATTATTTTGTTCATCATCATCATTTTCAGTGTTATACTTATAATGCTGGAAAGCGTAAAAGCTATAGATGCAGAATATCATGAAATACTATTTATATTAGAATGGCTGGTAACTATTTTCTTTACTATTGAATATATCGCAAGAATTATATGCATTAAAAAACCAAGTAATTATATATTCAGTTTTTATGGTATTATTGATTTTCTATCCACTATACCATTATATATCTCCTATATTTTTGCGGGTTCTCAGGTGCTTTTAGCGGTTAGAGCATTTAGGTTACTACGTGTTTTCAGAATATTAAAATTAGCACGTTTTCTTGGTGAAGCATCGCAACTGAAAAGAGCATTAAAAGCAAGTAGGGCAAAAATCACGGTATTTCTATTTGCCGTTCTTATTGCATCTGTTATGATGGGTACTTTAATGTACTTGGTTGAAGGTGACGAAGCTGGGTTTACAAGCATACCTACTAGCATATATTGGACTATTGTTACACTTACTACTGTTGGTTATGGAGACATTGCCCCTATAACACCACAAGGCCAAGCTATTGCTACCATTATTATGTTATTGGGTTATGGCATTATTGCCGTACCTACAGGTATGGTAACCGCTGAGTTTGCAAAACAAGGTAAAGACACCTCTACTTTAAAGAATTCTGGCAGCTATGTACATGTTAACACACAGTGTTGCCCAACATGCACCAAAGAGGGTCATAGAGATGATGCTACCCATTGTTATAATTGTGGATCTTTATTGAATGAATAATATTTTAATTTCTGTTGTGGGGCCAACTGCCATTGGCAAAACCAAATTAGGTATTCTATTAGCAAATCATTTCAAGACCGAAATTATATCTGCGGATTCTAGACAGTTCTTTAAAGAAATGAATATTGGCACCGCTGTTCCTGACAAAGAAGAACTGGCACAAGCCAAACACCATTTTATACAACATAAAAGTGTTTTAGAAACATATACGGTAGGCGATTTTGAAAGAGAGGCTTTACAAAAATTATCTCACCTCTTTGAAAAACACAAAGTAGTAATTATGGTTGGCGGCAGTGGTCTTTATGTAAATGCAATAACAGAAGGATTAAATAATTTCCCCACAGTAGACCCAATCATTCGTAAACAATTGAATGCCGAATTAGAAAATTCCGGGATAGCCGCTTTACAGACAAAACTCAAGGAATTGGACCCAACCTATTACGGCAAAGTGGATATCAACAATCCGCAACGTGTCATTAGGGCGCTTGAAGTTACTATTGGCAGCGGTACACCTTACTCTTCTTTTGTAAATCAACCTAAGGAAAAAAGAAATTTCAATGTTTTAACTATTGGGCTAAAGGCGGAAAGACCAATGATTTACGACCGTATCAATAAACGAGTTGATTTAATGATCGATAACGGGTTATTGGAAGAGGCAAAGAATACACTAGCTTTTAAAAACTTGAATGCTCTACAAACCGTTGGATATAAAGAATTATTCAAGTATTTTGAAGGAGATTGGACTTTAGACTTTGCCGTTTCAGAAATTAAAAAAAATACCAGAAGATTTGCAAAGAGGCAACTTACTTGGTTCTTACGCAATAAAAATACCATTTGGGTCAATTATGATTATGAGCCTAAAAAACTTTTAAATGAAATTGACGATGAAATTAAAAAACTAAAGCATGGTTAAAAAACAGATTCTATATGTAATGGGTGTTTCGGGCAGCGGAAAGTCTACTATTGGGAAATTATTGGCCAATAAACTTCAGTTTCCGTTTTTTGATGGTGATGATTTTCATCCAGTAGCGAACGTAAAGAAAATGAAAGCAGGTCACCCCTTAAATGATGATGACCGCCAAGGCTGGTTAGAAAAATTAAATGAGGTAGCAATAGAAAATTTAGCTACTGGTGCCGTAATTGTATGTTCTTCCCTTAAAAAAAAATATAGAACTATTCTTAGTAAGAATTTAGAGGACAAGCATAAGTTCGTTTATTTAGAAGGAAGTTTTGACCTTATAGACAAAAGGTTGAGTGCAAGAAAAAATCATTATATGCCCGCGGGACTGCTACAATCTCAATTTGATATTCTTGAAGTACCTTTAGAGGCAATAACCGTATCAATTGACCAAGAACCCAATGATATTGTCAAGGACATTATGAGAAAGCTCTAAAACAAAAAAGCATCCAATAAATTGGATGCTTTTTTAGTATCTGGAATAGTGAATTATTCACCTTCTGTCTTTACGACCAAACGGAATCCTTCACCGTGAATATTCAAAATCTCAACAGTATCATCCACTTTTAAATACTTACGTAATTTGGCTATGTAAACATCCATACTACGAGAAGTAAAATAGTTATCATCTCTCCAAATCTTTGTTAACGCCAATTCTCTTGGCATAAGATCGTTTTCATGTAAGGCCAACAAACGTAACAATTCATTCTCTTTTGGAGATAATTTTATTGATTCTTCATCTTTGTACTTCAAGAATCTTAATTTAGAATTCAAATGGAAACCACCAATAGTAAATTCAAATTTCTTACTGTCCGCCAATCCGTTAGAAGCCTTTCTTTGAAGAATAGCTTTTAGCTTCATTAACAATACCTCAGAATCAAATGGTTTATTCAAATAATCATCTGCACCTGCCTTATACCCTTTAAGAACATCTTCTTTCATTGTTTTCGCCGTCAAGAAAACAATTGGCACGTTCTCATTCTTTTCACGAATCTCTTTCGCCAAGGTAAAACCATCTTTATAAGGCATCATAACATCCAATATACAGATGTCATAATTATCTTTTTTAAACTTCTCAAAACCTTCCATTCCATTCTTAGCCAAGGTGACATCGAAATCGTTCATTGACAAATAATCTTTCAACACAATTCCAAAATTTGGATCGTCCTCAACTAAAAGTATCTTCTTGTTTATTGTTTCCATATTTTTTTATATTAACGGCAATTTGATGTAAAATGTACTTCCTTTTCCTTTTTCACTTTCGGCATAAACTTCGCCTTGGTGGTCTTCTACTATTTTCTTTACGTAGGCCAGTCCTAATCCGTGACCTTTAACGTTATGTATATCTCCAGTGTGTTCCCGATAGAATTTTTCAAATACTTTCTTGACTACACCTTTACTCATACCAGCTCCTTGATCTTGAACTTTAATTATGATATAGTTCTTAGCTCGTTCCGTGAAAACATCTATTTTTGGTGCATCTTCAGAGTACTTAATGGCATTATCCAACATATTCACAATTACATTCGTAAAATGCATTTCATTCGCCAATACTTCTGAACGTTCCGCATCTAAATGAGTGTGAATATAACCGCCCCGATCATCTACGATCAATTCTACGTGGGTAATTGCATCTTCTATAATGTCGTGCACATT
Encoded proteins:
- a CDS encoding Gfo/Idh/MocA family protein, yielding MLKVGVLGAGHLGKIHLRLLNDSKKYELIGFYDADSTNGEKVSKEFGYTYFAKLEDLMNAVDVVDIVTPTLSHYECAKQAIEKGKHIFIEKPITHTLEEANSLLALEQEYNVKGQVGHVERFNPAFTAVKHAIKDPMFIESHRLAEFNPRGTDVPVVLDLMIHDIDAILSVVNSEVVQVNASGVSVISQSPDIANARLEFENGCVANLTASRISLKNMRKSRFFQKDAYISVDFLEKKVEVVKMKDAPKEPGDFDMILQNAEGIKKQIYFENPSIETNNAILDELESFAEAIENNSTPVVSLKQGTQALKVALQIIAAFNPKKI
- a CDS encoding exonuclease domain-containing protein, with amino-acid sequence MYAILDIETTGGKFNEEGITEIAIHKFDGQKVVDKFISLVNPEKEIQPFVVKLTGINSKMLRTAPKFYEVAKRIIEITEDTVIVAHNAQFDYRILRTEFRRLGYNFERKTLCTVDLSKLLLPDAESYSLGKLVRSLGIPVSDRHRANGDALATVKLFKLLLAKDSEKIIIKDAIRKETQGELSEKQLDIVRDLPNETGVFYMHNKDGDIIHLSKTSDLKKKVNQIFTKSNQKFKKLAKETKKVTYELTGNDLVAILKEHQELLKIRPKYSTIPKKRMYSHAICTTIDEYGYYKLKIEPYRECKEPLGLFNGVFSAKNYRYKITKEFGLCEKLNGISEARNNCSGYDEGTCQGACINKEDVAEYNKRVTAAITKNSIKGNKVLVIDKGREIGEQSAILLKNGSLVGLGFYDLNHQINNIHILESIITPMNGTRDANYLIESYLRKKRVLKILELND
- a CDS encoding SixA phosphatase family protein, whose amino-acid sequence is MKAFKYILFILLAINLSCKDEPTIDKSQEETSISTFYLIRHAEKDRSNPDDADPELTQQGLGRAMHWAEILADVELDAIYSTDYNRTSMTAAPTSVKQNIDVQYYDPTLIDIAQFKSENLNKNVLIVGHSNTTPEFVNKLIDEQKFYTIDDSENGTLFIVKITNGTPSVDKLIFNCNCPK
- a CDS encoding YggS family pyridoxal phosphate-dependent enzyme, whose protein sequence is MSIKENLLAVKQTIPNSVTLVAVSKTKPISDIQEAYDQGQRIFGENRVQEMTEKWEKMPKDIEWHMIGHLQRNKVKYMAEYVSLVHGVDSPRLLAEINKQAEKHNRTIPCLLQVHIAEEDTKFGFNEEELLDLVRNENFKSHKNVKIVGLMGMATFTENMDQVRREFKSLQSLYLKLKSEYADFTTLSMGMSGDYQIAIEEGSTMVRIGSSIFGSRN
- the smpB gene encoding SsrA-binding protein SmpB, coding for MQNTINIKNKRARFEYELQDKFTAGIVLAGTEIKAIREGRASISESFCEFNDNEELFVINMQIDEYSHASHFNHKPKAERKLLLQKRELKKLSKEVKTSGLTIVPLRVFINDRGLAKMQIALAKGKKLYDKRETIKDRDNKRDLDRIKKNFNN
- a CDS encoding gluconokinase; translated protein: MVKKQILYVMGVSGSGKSTIGKLLANKLQFPFFDGDDFHPVANVKKMKAGHPLNDDDRQGWLEKLNEVAIENLATGAVIVCSSLKKKYRTILSKNLEDKHKFVYLEGSFDLIDKRLSARKNHYMPAGLLQSQFDILEVPLEAITVSIDQEPNDIVKDIMRKL
- a CDS encoding 3-hydroxyacyl-CoA dehydrogenase family protein, translated to MNKIAVIGAGTMGNGIAHVFAQSGFQVHLIDVSQEALDKGLSTIANNLDRMVAKEKITNDEKTNTLANITLFTELKTGVKNVDLAIEAATENVTIKLNIFKELDAVCNNNTILASNTSSISITQIAAVTNRADKVIGMHFMNPVPIMKLVEIIRGYSTSNETTNIIMELSKKLGKIPTEVNDYPGFVANRILMPMINEAIETLHHGVAGVEEIDTVMKLGMAHPMGPLQLADFIGLDVCLSILNVMYDGFKNPKYAPSPLLINMVMAGKKGIKSGEGFYDYAESKKAEVVSSQFKN
- the miaA gene encoding tRNA (adenosine(37)-N6)-dimethylallyltransferase MiaA translates to MNNILISVVGPTAIGKTKLGILLANHFKTEIISADSRQFFKEMNIGTAVPDKEELAQAKHHFIQHKSVLETYTVGDFEREALQKLSHLFEKHKVVIMVGGSGLYVNAITEGLNNFPTVDPIIRKQLNAELENSGIAALQTKLKELDPTYYGKVDINNPQRVIRALEVTIGSGTPYSSFVNQPKEKRNFNVLTIGLKAERPMIYDRINKRVDLMIDNGLLEEAKNTLAFKNLNALQTVGYKELFKYFEGDWTLDFAVSEIKKNTRRFAKRQLTWFLRNKNTIWVNYDYEPKKLLNEIDDEIKKLKHG
- a CDS encoding ion transporter, whose product is MKEDQKLSPWKQKLHEIIYEADTPMGKLFDIILFIIIIFSVILIMLESVKAIDAEYHEILFILEWLVTIFFTIEYIARIICIKKPSNYIFSFYGIIDFLSTIPLYISYIFAGSQVLLAVRAFRLLRVFRILKLARFLGEASQLKRALKASRAKITVFLFAVLIASVMMGTLMYLVEGDEAGFTSIPTSIYWTIVTLTTVGYGDIAPITPQGQAIATIIMLLGYGIIAVPTGMVTAEFAKQGKDTSTLKNSGSYVHVNTQCCPTCTKEGHRDDATHCYNCGSLLNE
- a CDS encoding response regulator transcription factor — its product is METINKKILLVEDDPNFGIVLKDYLSMNDFDVTLAKNGMEGFEKFKKDNYDICILDVMMPYKDGFTLAKEIREKNENVPIVFLTAKTMKEDVLKGYKAGADDYLNKPFDSEVLLMKLKAILQRKASNGLADSKKFEFTIGGFHLNSKLRFLKYKDEESIKLSPKENELLRLLALHENDLMPRELALTKIWRDDNYFTSRSMDVYIAKLRKYLKVDDTVEILNIHGEGFRLVVKTEGE
- a CDS encoding protein-L-isoaspartate(D-aspartate) O-methyltransferase, whose product is MKDTLKHRGMRNHLAQVLIDKGIADKKVLDAVRQIPRHLFMDSSFEGHAYQNKAFPIAANQTISHPYTVAFQTELLQVEPGQKILEIGTGSGYQTAVLLKLKVKVYTIERQLELFKKTNIFFKKMGYRPKQVIFGDGYKGLPKEAPFDRIIVTAGAPEVPKALLSQLKVGGRLVIPIGFEEQIMTLFVRTTEKEFSKTEYGSFRFVPLLENKN